A genomic region of Chitinimonas arctica contains the following coding sequences:
- a CDS encoding enoyl-CoA hydratase/isomerase family protein, producing MSNALTRHIAANGLATLTLTRPERHNAFDDGLIVELTAELAKLDADPAVRVVILAAAGKSFSAGADLAWMKRMASYGESENLEDARKLAKLMHTLDTLSKPTVAAVQGPAYGGGVGLVACCDMVFAAPEAMFALTEVKLGLIPAVISPYVVRKIGNSQARRYFLSAERFSADTALRLGLVHEIAPQDEVTVLATSWATQLLNNGPASMLAAKRLVAEVSNRPICSELNDLCAQRIASQRVSPEGQEGLTAFLEKRPPNWVKH from the coding sequence ATGAGCAACGCCCTTACCCGCCATATCGCCGCCAATGGCTTGGCCACCCTTACCCTCACCCGTCCAGAGCGACATAACGCCTTCGACGATGGCCTGATCGTGGAGCTGACCGCCGAACTGGCCAAGCTGGACGCCGACCCGGCCGTCCGCGTGGTTATCCTGGCTGCCGCCGGCAAGAGCTTTTCCGCCGGCGCCGACCTGGCCTGGATGAAGCGGATGGCCAGCTACGGTGAATCGGAAAACCTGGAAGATGCCCGCAAGCTGGCCAAACTGATGCATACGCTGGACACACTCAGCAAGCCCACCGTGGCGGCGGTGCAGGGACCGGCCTATGGCGGCGGCGTAGGGTTGGTGGCCTGTTGCGATATGGTATTCGCCGCGCCGGAAGCCATGTTCGCGCTGACCGAAGTCAAGCTGGGACTGATTCCCGCCGTGATCTCGCCCTATGTAGTACGCAAGATAGGCAACAGCCAGGCCCGCCGCTACTTCCTGTCGGCCGAGCGCTTCAGTGCCGACACCGCGCTGCGCCTCGGCCTGGTACACGAGATCGCCCCGCAGGACGAGGTCACCGTATTGGCCACCAGCTGGGCGACCCAGTTGCTCAACAATGGCCCGGCTTCCATGCTGGCCGCCAAGCGGCTGGTCGCGGAAGTATCCAACCGTCCGATCTGCAGCGAGTTGAACGATCTGTGCGCCCAGCGTATCGCCAGCCAGCGGGTCAGCCCCGAAGGCCAGGAGGGACTGACCGCCTTCCTGGAAAAGCGCCCGCCCAACTGGGTCAAGCACTAA
- a CDS encoding acetyl-CoA carboxylase biotin carboxyl carrier protein subunit: MALAALAELALLEAQVGIARDRSNDADSPWWHTDGWRLNQDNRHALHFRCGEDEHAVIAHYQDDAYLLEIGGDRLVAHGTLDGHRLDATLDGYRLAVSVVRQADTLTLVHDGRNTVLHPFNPLLAGLEAAEAGGGLTAPMPGTVVAVHVRTGDTVEKGQPLMILEAMKMEHTILAPQAGQVAEVFFQKGEQVKEGAALLEIAAAAA, encoded by the coding sequence CTGGCCCTGGCCGCCTTGGCCGAACTGGCCTTGCTGGAAGCGCAAGTGGGCATCGCCCGCGACCGCTCCAACGATGCCGACTCACCCTGGTGGCACACCGACGGCTGGCGCCTTAACCAGGACAATCGCCATGCCCTGCACTTCCGCTGCGGCGAGGACGAGCACGCCGTGATCGCCCACTACCAGGACGATGCCTATCTGCTGGAAATCGGCGGCGACCGCCTGGTGGCGCACGGGACACTGGACGGCCACCGCCTGGACGCCACGCTGGACGGCTACCGCCTGGCCGTCAGCGTGGTCCGCCAAGCCGATACGCTGACCTTGGTCCACGACGGCCGCAATACCGTACTGCACCCGTTCAACCCGCTGCTGGCCGGCCTGGAAGCCGCCGAAGCGGGCGGCGGCCTGACCGCGCCCATGCCAGGCACCGTCGTGGCCGTCCATGTGCGCACGGGCGATACGGTGGAGAAAGGCCAGCCCTTGATGATCCTGGAAGCAATGAAGATGGAACACACCATTCTGGCTCCGCAGGCGGGACAGGTCGCCGAGGTGTTCTTCCAAAAGGGCGAGCAGGTGAAGGAAGGGGCAGCATTGCTGGAGATTGCGGCGGCTGCCGCGTAG
- a CDS encoding DUF1963 domain-containing protein has translation MKKIPLFELVPVPLDADARALPKFKWAASEVGTRHKLGGTPDLLQQEDFPVCICCGDGMSFYGQLDSINDEFCIADCGMVYVFICFACNEVKAIIQSS, from the coding sequence ATGAAAAAGATACCTCTGTTTGAATTGGTTCCGGTGCCGCTAGATGCCGACGCCAGAGCGTTACCAAAATTTAAATGGGCCGCGAGTGAAGTTGGCACGCGCCATAAACTGGGAGGCACTCCTGATTTATTGCAGCAGGAAGACTTCCCGGTTTGCATTTGTTGTGGCGATGGCATGAGCTTTTATGGGCAGCTGGACTCGATAAATGACGAGTTTTGCATAGCGGACTGCGGGATGGTTTATGTGTTTATTTGTTTTGCCTGTAACGAGGTCAAAGCAATAATACAATCGTCCTAG
- a CDS encoding hemagglutinin: MGLKDVFAGGAAFKSGKIFTVTVWDSIEATEPTREGTAIPRSFVLKAGGETVQVHGNATEHLAGYAAGMARRGLSPEAVNLASEVQLSNLQLTVTRAIANGAPLNTLVKTGGWGLKFSQ, from the coding sequence ATGGGGCTTAAGGATGTGTTTGCTGGGGGTGCAGCATTCAAGAGCGGTAAGATATTTACCGTAACGGTTTGGGACTCGATTGAAGCAACAGAGCCTACTCGGGAGGGGACGGCTATTCCGCGCTCCTTTGTATTAAAAGCGGGTGGGGAAACGGTTCAGGTGCATGGCAATGCGACGGAACACCTTGCCGGGTATGCCGCTGGTATGGCACGGCGCGGCCTGTCTCCAGAAGCGGTTAATCTCGCCAGCGAGGTGCAATTGTCCAATTTGCAGTTAACTGTTACTCGTGCGATAGCAAACGGCGCGCCACTTAATACCTTAGTGAAGACGGGTGGTTGGGGATTGAAATTTTCTCAATGA
- a CDS encoding DUF7660 family protein, with translation MRKPLMKGRNLRQKMMAHRCASEENEMDLKLKTDTVSSRDDFIEFVDALRLDLSTNRTKWQNASLDDFLEALSAWVQDMDGYYLNNNLPIPTSPEWKTIAEMMLAAKFYE, from the coding sequence ATGAGGAAGCCATTAATGAAGGGTAGAAATTTACGTCAAAAAATGATGGCGCATCGTTGCGCATCCGAGGAGAATGAAATGGATTTGAAGCTTAAAACTGACACCGTGTCATCGCGTGATGATTTTATTGAATTCGTTGATGCGTTACGGCTTGACCTCTCAACTAATCGTACAAAATGGCAAAACGCATCGCTGGATGACTTTCTGGAAGCGCTCTCCGCTTGGGTGCAGGATATGGATGGGTATTACCTGAATAATAATTTGCCTATACCGACATCGCCAGAATGGAAGACGATTGCGGAAATGATGCTTGCTGCTAAATTCTACGAATAG
- a CDS encoding YrhB domain-containing protein — translation MINFVRAEEIALSYLHDMELQVELPLKFVEVLEVPAGWVFSYNATAYVDDGEINCALVGNAPLIVDRYSEQVHVFGTAHPVAYYVDEYQKKGS, via the coding sequence GTGATAAATTTCGTGCGCGCGGAGGAGATTGCTTTGTCATATCTGCATGATATGGAGCTGCAAGTCGAGCTGCCGTTGAAGTTTGTGGAAGTCTTGGAAGTGCCAGCCGGCTGGGTCTTTTCTTATAATGCTACTGCCTATGTTGACGACGGTGAAATAAATTGTGCTCTGGTTGGGAATGCACCACTCATCGTTGATCGCTATAGTGAGCAGGTTCATGTGTTCGGTACGGCACATCCTGTGGCTTATTATGTTGATGAGTACCAGAAAAAAGGATCGTGA
- a CDS encoding TlpA family protein disulfide reductase: MNKPALYLTVAGLAIAAGAGAAWWHHSQAVSVSTAPAVAAATPGLWQSSFKDLQGKPQAFSQWQGKPLVVNFWATWCAPCREEIPEFVATQAALGDKVRFVGLAIDNPADVQKFVKEFAIPYPILVGEQEALDLMKREGNRIGALPFTLILDAKGNKVAAVPGRLDKASLEAYLLPLS; encoded by the coding sequence ATGAATAAACCCGCTCTCTATCTCACCGTCGCCGGCTTGGCCATTGCCGCCGGTGCCGGCGCCGCCTGGTGGCATCACAGCCAGGCTGTTTCGGTAAGCACCGCGCCGGCCGTCGCGGCGGCCACGCCCGGTCTGTGGCAATCCAGCTTCAAGGATCTGCAAGGTAAGCCGCAAGCCTTCAGCCAATGGCAAGGCAAGCCCCTGGTGGTGAACTTCTGGGCTACCTGGTGCGCTCCCTGCCGCGAAGAAATCCCGGAATTCGTCGCCACCCAGGCTGCCCTGGGCGACAAGGTCCGCTTTGTCGGCCTGGCCATCGACAACCCGGCCGACGTGCAGAAATTCGTCAAGGAATTCGCCATCCCCTATCCGATCCTGGTCGGCGAGCAAGAGGCGCTGGATTTGATGAAGCGGGAAGGCAACCGCATCGGCGCGCTGCCTTTTACCTTGATCCTGGATGCAAAGGGTAACAAGGTGGCCGCGGTTCCGGGGCGCTTGGACAAGGCCAGCCTGGAGGCTTACCTGCTGCCGTTGAGCTAG
- the dsbD gene encoding protein-disulfide reductase DsbD, with the protein MKHFVSLLAAGFLSIGAFAANPDELLPPEQAFKPSLQKTGEKTATVKFEIADRYYMYRERFKFSLVGQGALKADFPAGKKKHDEYFGEVETYRHAVELPLSSDTAFPPGAQVEIVSQGCADAGVCYPPQTVQLALADAPAGAAPDKLTQLLGSTASPVPATAAPAGGTGDGSALFASGNLAGLLAFFFLAGLGLAFTACMYPLIPIVSGIVVGQGGATGKLRGFVLSMVYVQGMALSYAIAGVAAALSGTLLSAAMQNPWVLGVFASFFVLMSLSMFGLFELQLPGALQSRLNDVSNKLPGGRWLPVFGMGALSALIVGPCVAPPLAAALGYIGASGDVLRGGLALYAMALGIGLPLIVVGVAGGHVLPKAGPWMTLVKNVFGTVMLAVALWIAHPVLPDWLFMLACAVLAIGAGVSLSALDSLPPQAPPGKRLAKAAGVLLLLLGVAQLIGLLAGARDPLQPLRTFGGSGRAAATAPALPFQPVASSAQLDSAIAAAAGKTVMLDFYADWCVSCHEMERFTFSDPAVQQKLAGMVLLKADVTAGTDEHKALLKRFGLFGPPGTIFFGPAGTEIGQRLIGFEDAAAFQRRLAGL; encoded by the coding sequence ATGAAACACTTCGTCTCGCTGCTGGCGGCAGGGTTCCTTTCGATTGGCGCATTCGCCGCCAACCCCGATGAGTTGCTGCCGCCGGAGCAGGCTTTCAAGCCTTCGCTGCAAAAAACCGGTGAAAAAACCGCCACGGTAAAATTCGAGATCGCCGATCGCTACTATATGTACCGGGAGCGGTTTAAATTCTCGCTGGTGGGACAAGGCGCCCTCAAGGCGGATTTTCCCGCAGGCAAGAAGAAGCATGACGAATATTTTGGCGAGGTGGAAACTTACCGCCATGCGGTCGAGTTGCCGCTCAGCAGCGATACAGCGTTTCCCCCGGGCGCCCAAGTGGAAATCGTCTCCCAAGGCTGCGCCGATGCCGGTGTCTGCTACCCACCCCAGACCGTGCAGCTGGCCCTGGCCGACGCCCCGGCCGGTGCCGCGCCGGACAAGCTGACGCAGTTGCTGGGGAGCACGGCAAGCCCCGTGCCCGCCACGGCCGCACCCGCTGGCGGTACCGGCGACGGCAGCGCCCTGTTCGCGTCCGGCAACCTGGCCGGATTGCTGGCCTTTTTCTTCCTGGCCGGCCTGGGCCTGGCCTTTACCGCCTGTATGTATCCCCTTATTCCCATCGTCTCGGGCATCGTGGTGGGGCAGGGCGGGGCAACAGGTAAATTGCGCGGCTTCGTCCTCAGCATGGTGTACGTGCAAGGCATGGCGCTCAGTTATGCCATCGCCGGCGTGGCCGCCGCGCTCTCCGGTACGCTCTTGTCGGCCGCCATGCAGAATCCCTGGGTACTGGGGGTCTTCGCGTCCTTTTTCGTGCTGATGTCGCTGTCGATGTTCGGCTTGTTCGAATTGCAGTTGCCGGGCGCCCTGCAATCGCGCCTGAACGATGTCTCCAATAAATTGCCGGGCGGTCGTTGGCTGCCCGTGTTCGGCATGGGCGCGCTGTCGGCGCTGATCGTCGGCCCCTGCGTGGCGCCGCCGCTGGCAGCCGCGCTGGGCTATATCGGCGCCAGCGGCGATGTCTTGCGCGGTGGCCTGGCGCTGTATGCCATGGCGCTGGGGATCGGCTTGCCGCTGATCGTGGTGGGTGTGGCCGGCGGCCATGTGCTACCCAAGGCGGGGCCGTGGATGACCCTGGTCAAGAATGTATTCGGCACCGTGATGTTGGCGGTGGCCTTGTGGATCGCGCATCCGGTGCTGCCGGATTGGCTGTTTATGCTGGCCTGTGCCGTGCTCGCCATCGGTGCCGGCGTCAGCCTGTCGGCCCTGGATTCGCTGCCGCCGCAAGCGCCGCCGGGCAAGCGTCTGGCCAAGGCGGCAGGGGTATTGCTGCTCCTGCTGGGCGTGGCGCAATTGATCGGCTTGCTGGCCGGTGCGCGCGACCCCTTGCAACCCTTGCGGACCTTTGGCGGTAGCGGGCGAGCGGCTGCTACGGCTCCCGCCTTGCCCTTCCAGCCGGTGGCCAGTTCCGCGCAATTGGACAGCGCGATTGCCGCGGCTGCCGGCAAGACGGTCATGCTGGATTTTTACGCCGACTGGTGTGTCAGTTGCCACGAGATGGAACGTTTCACCTTCAGCGATCCCGCCGTCCAGCAGAAGCTGGCCGGTATGGTGCTACTGAAGGCGGACGTTACCGCCGGTACGGACGAACACAAGGCCTTGTTGAAGCGCTTCGGCCTGTTCGGCCCGCCGGGCACCATTTTCTTTGGCCCGGCCGGTACGGAAATAGGCCAGCGTTTGATTGGATTCGAGGACGCAGCGGCGTTCCAGCGTCGACTTGCCGGTTTATAG
- a CDS encoding FxsA family protein: protein MLIRLLPFLGLLLLGLPLMELSASIWLAKYIGWWLAFWLFASAMIGVGILKSWRFTTAWALVDSMRSGEVPLGRLFWVARSLVAALLFIFPGPVSDVFALLLLLPWPGIRSVRFDTRPPPPPPRRASSKASSPAWTIWYGHCRISLATRPAALPVNGCCRLS, encoded by the coding sequence ATGTTGATCAGACTTCTACCTTTCCTCGGCCTGCTGCTGCTGGGCCTGCCCCTGATGGAGCTGTCCGCTTCGATCTGGCTGGCCAAATACATAGGCTGGTGGCTCGCGTTCTGGTTGTTCGCCAGCGCCATGATAGGCGTGGGCATTCTCAAAAGCTGGCGCTTTACCACCGCCTGGGCCCTGGTAGACAGCATGCGCAGCGGCGAAGTGCCGCTGGGGCGATTATTTTGGGTCGCCCGCAGCCTGGTAGCCGCCTTGCTGTTCATCTTTCCCGGTCCGGTCAGCGATGTGTTCGCGCTATTGTTACTGCTGCCCTGGCCGGGCATCCGCAGCGTGCGCTTCGATACCCGCCCCCCGCCGCCGCCGCCCAGGAGGGCGTCTTCGAAGGCGAGTTCACCCGCGTGGACGATTTGGTACGGCCACTGCCGGATAAGCCTCGCCACTAGGCCAGCAGCTCTGCCGGTGAACGGGTGCTGCCGATTATCCTGA
- a CDS encoding DUF167 domain-containing protein: MSTAPDRQQAWMRPDGGDWLLQLYLQPGARKTEVAGLHDGELKLRLNAPPVEGKANKALLAWLADWFAVPRHGVVLESGELSRHKRIRIIGSTRSPAELLA; encoded by the coding sequence ATGAGTACGGCGCCGGACAGGCAACAGGCATGGATGCGCCCGGACGGCGGCGATTGGCTATTGCAGCTCTATCTGCAACCGGGCGCCAGGAAGACCGAGGTGGCCGGCCTGCATGACGGCGAGCTGAAGCTGCGCTTGAATGCGCCGCCGGTGGAGGGCAAGGCCAATAAGGCCTTGCTGGCTTGGCTGGCGGACTGGTTCGCCGTACCGCGGCACGGCGTGGTGCTCGAAAGTGGTGAACTGTCGCGCCACAAACGTATCAGGATAATCGGCAGCACCCGTTCACCGGCAGAGCTGCTGGCCTAG
- a CDS encoding YggT family protein: MLQEALAFLIRNLASFFILNLLLRFYLQVARAPFGHPLAQFTVKLTNFAVLPVRRLVPSVGGYDSATMLLAWFTAVLMHFILLLLSPWPLNLLAPAAMGGLMMLAVLELMKLTLYLLFGVVLVQAVMSWMNPYNPLAPLLETLSRPFLRPLRKLIPTIGGVDLSPLVLILLLQMILNFGLAPIEQRLFNYIAFA; this comes from the coding sequence ATGCTGCAAGAAGCGCTGGCCTTTCTGATACGCAATCTCGCCAGCTTTTTTATCCTCAACCTGCTGCTGCGTTTCTATCTGCAGGTGGCACGCGCACCGTTTGGCCATCCCTTGGCGCAATTCACGGTCAAGCTGACCAATTTTGCCGTGCTGCCGGTTCGCCGGCTGGTGCCCAGCGTAGGCGGTTACGATTCGGCCACCATGCTGCTGGCCTGGTTCACCGCCGTGCTGATGCACTTCATTCTGCTTTTGCTGTCGCCCTGGCCGCTCAATCTGCTCGCACCTGCCGCGATGGGGGGGCTGATGATGCTGGCCGTGCTGGAGTTGATGAAACTGACCCTCTATTTGCTGTTCGGGGTGGTGCTGGTGCAGGCGGTCATGAGCTGGATGAACCCCTACAATCCGCTGGCTCCCCTGCTGGAAACCTTGAGCCGGCCATTTCTGCGGCCGTTGCGCAAATTGATCCCCACCATTGGCGGCGTGGATCTGAGCCCCCTGGTATTGATACTTTTGCTGCAGATGATCCTGAATTTCGGCTTGGCGCCCATCGAACAGCGCTTGTTCAACTATATCGCCTTTGCCTAG
- the proC gene encoding pyrroline-5-carboxylate reductase: MSIVFIGGGNMATAMLGGMLQQGFAANELHVVEPDAARREQLQTDFGVGAWALDDPLPDCDIVILAVKPQQLAAVAKARAAELAGRLVISIAAGIRMADLQRWLKCEAPNGPARLVRVMPNTPALVRAGVSGAWLGPHALAEDQAQVDRILRSVGSVVWVEEETRLDAITAISGSGPAYVFHFIESLCQAAELQGFDAATARQLAYGTFEGAVRLALDSHDDAATLREKVTSKGGTTAAALNKMAELGVQAAIVAGAQAARARATELADELGRDS, from the coding sequence ATGAGTATCGTATTTATCGGCGGCGGCAATATGGCCACCGCCATGCTGGGCGGCATGCTGCAACAGGGTTTCGCCGCCAATGAGTTGCATGTGGTCGAGCCGGATGCCGCCAGGCGCGAGCAATTGCAAACCGACTTCGGCGTCGGTGCCTGGGCATTGGATGACCCGCTTCCCGACTGCGATATCGTTATCCTCGCAGTCAAGCCGCAGCAGTTGGCGGCGGTGGCAAAAGCCCGCGCCGCCGAGCTGGCCGGACGCCTGGTGATCAGCATTGCCGCCGGTATCCGGATGGCCGATCTACAACGCTGGTTGAAGTGCGAAGCGCCGAACGGCCCGGCCCGCCTGGTGCGGGTCATGCCCAATACCCCTGCATTGGTTCGAGCCGGGGTAAGCGGCGCTTGGCTGGGGCCGCACGCGCTGGCGGAAGACCAGGCGCAGGTTGACCGCATCCTGCGCAGCGTAGGCAGCGTGGTATGGGTGGAGGAAGAGACTCGCCTGGATGCCATCACCGCGATTTCCGGCTCGGGCCCGGCGTATGTATTCCATTTTATCGAATCCCTGTGTCAGGCCGCCGAACTGCAAGGCTTCGATGCCGCCACGGCCAGGCAGCTGGCCTATGGCACTTTCGAAGGTGCGGTTCGCTTGGCTTTGGACAGCCACGACGATGCCGCGACCTTGCGGGAGAAGGTCACCTCCAAGGGCGGTACCACGGCGGCGGCATTGAACAAGATGGCCGAACTGGGGGTCCAAGCCGCAATCGTTGCCGGCGCCCAGGCCGCGCGCGCCAGGGCGACCGAATTGGCCGACGAATTGGGTCGGGACAGCTGA
- a CDS encoding YggS family pyridoxal phosphate-dependent enzyme, with product MPEIENTRLAVLQRIDEALRQAGREPGGCGLLAVSKTFPVEDVRACHASGQRAFGENYVQELLEKLERTRDLTDIEWHFIGPLQSNKTRPVAESAHWVHSVDRLKIAERLSAQRPAAMPPLNVCVQVNVSGEASKSGCAPAEAKALAHAVARLPGLRLRGLMCIPEPDAAGVDLAGQFGILRALHDSLRVEGLPLDTLSMGMSADLEIAVAAGATMVRVGTALFGRRPPVLVGDDIKDRI from the coding sequence ATGCCAGAAATCGAAAATACGCGCCTGGCCGTGTTGCAGCGCATTGACGAGGCACTGCGGCAGGCGGGTCGCGAACCGGGCGGGTGCGGCTTGCTGGCGGTCAGCAAGACATTCCCCGTCGAGGATGTACGCGCCTGCCATGCCAGTGGTCAGCGCGCCTTCGGCGAGAACTACGTACAAGAGCTGCTGGAAAAGCTTGAGCGCACGCGCGACCTGACTGATATCGAATGGCATTTTATCGGCCCATTGCAAAGCAACAAGACCCGGCCGGTGGCGGAGTCGGCCCATTGGGTACATAGCGTGGATCGCCTGAAGATAGCCGAACGGCTATCCGCGCAGCGGCCGGCCGCCATGCCGCCGCTAAATGTCTGCGTGCAGGTCAACGTATCGGGCGAAGCGAGCAAATCGGGCTGCGCACCGGCCGAAGCCAAGGCGCTGGCCCACGCGGTGGCGCGGCTGCCGGGCCTGCGCCTGCGGGGCTTGATGTGCATTCCCGAGCCGGACGCGGCGGGCGTGGACCTGGCCGGCCAGTTCGGCATCCTGCGCGCCTTGCATGATTCGCTGCGGGTGGAGGGATTGCCGCTCGATACCCTTTCGATGGGCATGTCGGCCGATCTGGAGATCGCCGTGGCGGCGGGCGCCACCATGGTACGGGTCGGTACCGCCTTGTTTGGCCGACGGCCTCCCGTGCTCGTTGGAGATGACATAAAGGACAGGATTTGA
- a CDS encoding type IV pilus twitching motility protein PilT produces the protein MEISELLAFSVKNKASDLHLSSGLPPCIRVHGDVRRINLPPMEHKDVHDMVYDIMNDGQRKTYEETLECDFSFEIPGLARFRVNAFVQNRGAGAVFRTIPSKVLSLEELNAPKVFKEIAETPRGIVLVTGPTGSGKSTTLAAMVNYINENEYGHILTVEDPIEFVHESKKCLVNQREVGPHTKSFANSLRAALREDPDVILVGEMRDLETIRLALSAAETGHLVFGTLHTSSAAKTIDRIVDVFPAAEKEMVRSMLSESLRAVISQTLLKTKDGTGRVAAHEIMIGIPAIRNLIRENKIAQMYSTIQTGQQHGMQTLDQCLTELIRRNLITPAEARGKAMNPDNFK, from the coding sequence ATGGAAATCTCGGAACTCCTGGCCTTCTCGGTCAAGAACAAGGCCTCGGACTTGCACCTGTCATCCGGCTTGCCACCCTGCATCCGGGTGCACGGCGACGTACGGCGCATCAATCTGCCGCCGATGGAGCACAAGGACGTGCACGACATGGTGTACGACATCATGAACGACGGCCAGCGCAAGACCTACGAAGAAACCCTGGAGTGCGACTTTTCCTTCGAAATCCCCGGCCTGGCCCGTTTCCGGGTCAATGCCTTCGTGCAGAACCGGGGTGCCGGCGCGGTATTCCGTACCATTCCGTCCAAGGTGCTGTCCCTGGAGGAACTGAACGCCCCCAAGGTATTCAAGGAAATCGCCGAAACCCCTCGCGGCATCGTACTGGTGACCGGCCCGACCGGCTCGGGTAAATCCACCACCCTGGCCGCGATGGTCAATTACATCAACGAGAATGAATACGGCCATATCCTGACCGTGGAAGACCCGATCGAATTCGTGCACGAATCGAAAAAATGCCTGGTCAACCAGCGTGAGGTCGGCCCTCATACCAAGAGTTTCGCCAACTCCCTGCGCGCGGCGCTGCGGGAAGACCCGGACGTTATCCTGGTGGGTGAAATGCGTGACCTGGAAACCATTCGGCTAGCGCTGTCCGCAGCCGAAACAGGTCACTTGGTATTCGGCACCCTGCACACCTCGTCCGCGGCAAAGACCATCGACCGTATCGTGGACGTATTCCCGGCGGCGGAAAAGGAAATGGTCCGTTCGATGCTGTCCGAATCGCTGCGCGCGGTCATCTCCCAGACCCTGCTCAAGACCAAGGACGGCACCGGCCGGGTCGCCGCGCACGAAATCATGATCGGCATTCCCGCCATCCGTAACCTGATCCGGGAAAACAAGATCGCGCAGATGTATTCGACCATTCAGACCGGCCAGCAGCACGGCATGCAGACGCTGGATCAGTGCCTGACCGAATTGATACGCCGCAACCTCATCACCCCTGCGGAAGCCCGTGGCAAGGCGATGAACCCAGACAACTTCAAATAA
- a CDS encoding PilT/PilU family type 4a pilus ATPase, with amino-acid sequence MEKEQATKFMHDLLRLMRQKNASDLFITADFPPAMKIDGKMTPVSSQQLSSQHTKELCRSVMNDRQAEEFEATKECNFAISPGGIGRFRCNAFQQQGRIGLVLRTITTEIPKFDELGLPPVLKDVALAKRGLVIFVGGTGSGKSTSLAAMIGFRNENSYGHIITIEDPVEYVHEHRNCIVTQREIGVDTDSWHNALRNTLRQAPDVILIGEIRDRETMDYAVAFAETGHLCMATLHANSANQALDRIINFFPEERRAQLLMDLSLNLKAFISQRLIPLRTGKGRAAAVEVMLNSPLISDLIFKGDVHEIKEIMSKSRELGMQTFDQALFDLYEDGKISYEDGLRNADSVNDLRLKIKLQSKESKGRDAMAGLDHLDIV; translated from the coding sequence ATGGAAAAGGAACAAGCCACCAAGTTCATGCACGATCTGCTGCGCCTGATGCGGCAGAAGAATGCATCGGACCTGTTTATCACCGCCGATTTTCCGCCGGCGATGAAGATCGACGGCAAGATGACGCCGGTGTCCAGCCAGCAACTCAGCAGCCAGCACACCAAGGAATTGTGCCGCTCGGTCATGAACGACCGCCAGGCGGAAGAGTTCGAGGCCACCAAGGAATGTAATTTCGCCATCAGCCCCGGCGGCATCGGCCGCTTCCGCTGCAATGCCTTCCAGCAGCAGGGCCGCATCGGCCTGGTACTGCGGACCATCACCACCGAAATCCCCAAGTTCGACGAACTGGGATTGCCACCGGTGCTGAAGGACGTGGCACTGGCCAAGCGTGGCCTGGTGATCTTCGTCGGCGGTACCGGCTCCGGCAAATCGACCTCGCTGGCCGCCATGATCGGCTTTCGCAACGAGAACAGCTACGGCCATATCATCACCATCGAAGACCCGGTGGAGTATGTGCATGAGCACCGCAACTGCATCGTCACCCAGCGTGAAATCGGGGTGGATACCGATAGCTGGCACAACGCCCTGCGCAATACCTTGCGGCAGGCGCCGGACGTCATCCTGATCGGCGAAATCCGTGATCGCGAAACGATGGACTACGCCGTCGCCTTCGCCGAAACCGGCCACCTGTGCATGGCTACCCTGCACGCCAACTCGGCCAACCAGGCGCTGGACCGTATCATCAACTTCTTCCCGGAAGAACGCCGCGCCCAGCTGCTGATGGACTTGTCGCTGAACCTGAAGGCCTTTATCTCGCAACGGCTGATTCCCCTGCGTACCGGCAAGGGCCGGGCGGCAGCGGTGGAAGTGATGCTCAATTCCCCGCTGATTTCCGACCTGATCTTCAAGGGCGATGTGCATGAGATCAAGGAGATCATGAGCAAGAGCCGCGAGCTGGGCATGCAGACATTCGACCAGGCGCTGTTCGATCTGTACGAAGACGGCAAGATCAGCTACGAGGATGGCCTGCGCAATGCCGACTCGGTGAACGACCTGCGGCTGAAGATCAAGCTGCAGTCGAAGGAATCCAAGGGCCGGGACGCGATGGCAGGCCTGGATCACCTCGATATCGTATGA